A window of Polaromonas hydrogenivorans contains these coding sequences:
- the murG gene encoding undecaprenyldiphospho-muramoylpentapeptide beta-N-acetylglucosaminyltransferase gives MSRQRCALVMAGGTGGHIFPGLAVAEALRERGWRVHWLGGKGSAGRPSMESQLVPPRGFSFETIDFSGVRGKGPVTLALLPLRLLKAFWQSVQVIRRVKPDVVVGLGGYIAFPAGMMSVLLGKPLVLHEQNSVAGMVNKVLASVADRVFTAFPDVLKKAEWVGNPLRPAFTRQPDPAVRFAQRRGPLKLLVVGGSLGATALNELVPKALALIPAASRPQVTHQSGARQLEALRANYQAAGVPAELTPFIEDTAQAFADADLIICRAGASTVTEIAAVGAAALFVPFPSAVDDHQTVNAKFLVAHGGGWLVQQRDLTPSILATMLQKTERLALVQSALQAKTMQKIDATSHLVAACEELAP, from the coding sequence ATGAGCCGGCAGCGCTGCGCTCTGGTGATGGCCGGCGGAACCGGCGGCCATATCTTTCCCGGCCTGGCCGTGGCTGAAGCCTTGCGAGAGCGCGGCTGGCGCGTGCATTGGCTGGGTGGCAAGGGCAGCGCAGGCCGCCCCAGCATGGAAAGCCAGCTGGTGCCGCCGCGCGGATTTTCCTTCGAGACCATCGACTTTTCCGGCGTGCGCGGCAAAGGTCCGGTCACGCTGGCGCTGTTGCCCCTGCGCCTGCTCAAGGCCTTCTGGCAGAGCGTGCAGGTCATCCGCCGCGTCAAGCCCGATGTGGTGGTGGGCCTGGGTGGGTACATCGCCTTTCCGGCCGGCATGATGAGCGTTCTGCTGGGCAAGCCGCTGGTGCTGCATGAACAAAATTCGGTCGCCGGCATGGTCAACAAGGTGCTGGCCAGCGTGGCGGACCGTGTCTTTACCGCCTTTCCAGACGTGCTTAAAAAAGCCGAGTGGGTGGGCAATCCGCTGCGCCCGGCCTTTACCCGGCAGCCTGACCCGGCTGTCCGCTTTGCCCAGAGGCGCGGGCCGCTCAAACTGCTGGTGGTCGGCGGCAGCCTGGGCGCTACCGCCCTGAATGAGCTGGTTCCCAAGGCCCTGGCCCTGATTCCGGCGGCAAGCCGTCCCCAGGTCACCCATCAAAGCGGCGCCCGCCAGCTTGAAGCGCTGCGCGCCAACTACCAGGCAGCTGGCGTACCGGCCGAACTCACGCCATTCATCGAAGACACCGCCCAGGCCTTCGCCGATGCCGACCTCATCATCTGCCGCGCCGGCGCCAGCACGGTGACCGAGATTGCCGCCGTCGGCGCCGCGGCGCTGTTTGTTCCCTTTCCCTCTGCCGTGGATGACCACCAGACCGTCAATGCGAAATTTCTGGTTGCGCATGGCGGTGGCTGGCTGGTGCAGCAGCGTGACCTTACCCCTTCAATTCTTGCCACAATGCTACAAAAAACAGAGCGCCTTGCGCTTGTGCAGTCTGCGCTACAAGCCAAAACCATGCAAAAAATCGATGCCACTTCCCATCTGGTCGCCGCCTGCGAGGAGCTTGCGCCATGA
- the murC gene encoding UDP-N-acetylmuramate--L-alanine ligase — MKHAIKHIHFIGLGGAGMSGIAEVLHNLGYVISGSDLSDSATLQRLAGLGIQTFVGHAAANLVDVDAVVTSTAVHADNPEVLAAREKHIPVVPRALMLAELMRFKQGIAIAGTHGKTTTTSLVASVLAEGGLDPTFVIGGRLNSAGANAKLGSGDYIVVEADESDASFLNLLPVMAVVTNIDADHMETYGHDFGNLKKAFVDFLRRMPFYGTAILCTDDPVVRQIVPEMSCPITSYGLNEEAQVRAINVRAVGAQMHFTAQRRNGVKLPDLDVVLNLAGQHNVLNALAAIAVAVELSVPDAAVQKALSDFTGVGRRFQSYGDLPARDGGQFTVIEDYGHHPVEVAATLSAARGAFPGRRLVLAFQPHRYSRTRDCFEDFVKVISSHADAVLLAEVYAAGEAPIVAADGRSLARALRVAGKVEPVFVDSIHDMPQAIVDAAQDGDIVMCMGAGSIGLVPAKVVAMLQFQEVNVLEGQCA; from the coding sequence ATGAAACACGCCATCAAGCACATCCATTTCATCGGCCTGGGCGGCGCGGGCATGTCCGGCATTGCCGAAGTCCTGCACAACCTGGGCTATGTCATATCCGGCTCTGACCTGTCCGACAGCGCCACGCTGCAGCGCCTGGCCGGCCTGGGCATCCAGACCTTTGTTGGCCATGCGGCAGCCAACCTGGTCGATGTCGATGCGGTGGTGACTTCCACGGCGGTGCATGCCGACAACCCCGAAGTGCTGGCCGCGCGCGAAAAACACATTCCCGTGGTGCCGCGCGCGCTGATGCTGGCCGAGCTGATGCGCTTCAAGCAGGGCATTGCGATTGCCGGAACCCACGGAAAAACCACCACCACCAGCCTGGTGGCCAGCGTGCTGGCCGAAGGTGGCCTGGACCCGACGTTCGTGATCGGTGGCCGGCTCAACAGCGCCGGCGCCAATGCCAAGCTGGGTTCGGGCGATTACATCGTGGTCGAGGCCGATGAGTCGGATGCGTCCTTCCTGAACCTGCTGCCCGTCATGGCGGTGGTGACCAATATCGACGCCGACCACATGGAAACCTATGGGCACGACTTTGGCAACCTCAAGAAAGCCTTTGTCGATTTCCTGCGCCGCATGCCTTTCTACGGCACGGCAATTTTGTGCACCGACGATCCGGTGGTTCGCCAGATCGTTCCCGAGATGTCCTGCCCCATCACCAGCTATGGCTTGAACGAAGAAGCCCAGGTGCGCGCCATCAACGTGCGTGCCGTCGGTGCGCAAATGCATTTCACCGCGCAGCGGCGCAATGGCGTCAAGCTGCCCGACCTGGACGTGGTGCTTAATTTGGCCGGGCAGCACAACGTGCTCAACGCCCTGGCGGCCATCGCCGTTGCGGTCGAGCTAAGCGTGCCGGACGCCGCCGTGCAAAAGGCGCTTTCCGATTTTACCGGGGTGGGCCGGCGCTTCCAGAGCTACGGCGATCTGCCTGCCCGGGACGGCGGCCAGTTCACGGTGATTGAAGATTACGGCCATCACCCGGTCGAAGTCGCCGCCACGCTGTCGGCCGCGCGCGGTGCGTTTCCGGGGCGGCGGCTGGTGCTGGCTTTTCAGCCTCACCGTTACAGCCGCACCCGCGATTGTTTCGAGGATTTCGTCAAGGTCATCAGCAGCCATGCCGATGCGGTCTTGCTGGCCGAGGTGTATGCCGCCGGCGAAGCGCCCATCGTGGCTGCCGACGGCCGCTCCCTGGCGCGTGCCCTGCGTGTCGCTGGCAAGGTCGAGCCGGTTTTCGTGGACAGCATCCATGACATGCCCCAGGCGATCGTGGATGCGGCGCAGGACGGCGACATCGTCATGTGCATGGGCGCCGGCTCCATCGGGCTGGTGCCGGCCAAAGTCGTTGCCATGCTGCAGTTTCAGGAAGTCAACGTGCTGGAAGGACAATGCGCATGA
- a CDS encoding D-alanine--D-alanine ligase translates to MSPNPSSFGKVAVLMGGRSAEREISLMSGSGVVQALRSQGIDAHAFDPAERDLGELKTGGFARCFIALHGRFGEDGTVQGALELLGIPYTGSGVMASSMAIDKVMTKRLLLSESLPTPRYVLLRRGGYSPEQVDAIVDTLGLPLIVKPAREGSSLGLSKVLERAEMAKAVALAEKMDADILCEQFISGDEVTCPVLGTGEQARALPVIRIVAPEGNYDYQNKYFTDTTQYLVPCGLPAGEEAAIQQLVLQAFRTLNCRGWARADVMIDQATRKPYLLEINTSPGMTGHSLVPMSARAAGISYEALCVEVLKTAVLDHQPRDGTLP, encoded by the coding sequence ATGAGCCCGAATCCCTCCAGTTTTGGCAAGGTCGCCGTCCTCATGGGCGGGCGCTCCGCCGAGCGTGAAATTTCTCTGATGTCGGGAAGCGGCGTGGTGCAGGCGCTGCGCTCGCAAGGCATTGATGCCCATGCCTTCGATCCGGCCGAGCGCGACCTGGGCGAGCTGAAAACGGGCGGCTTTGCGCGCTGTTTCATCGCGCTGCATGGCCGCTTCGGCGAAGACGGCACGGTGCAGGGCGCGCTCGAACTGCTCGGCATTCCCTACACCGGCTCGGGCGTCATGGCGTCGAGCATGGCGATTGACAAGGTCATGACCAAGCGCCTGCTGCTGTCCGAAAGCCTGCCCACGCCGCGCTATGTGCTGCTGCGCCGGGGCGGCTACAGCCCGGAACAGGTCGATGCCATCGTCGATACGCTGGGCCTGCCGCTGATCGTCAAGCCCGCGCGCGAAGGCTCATCGCTGGGTTTGAGCAAGGTTCTTGAGCGCGCCGAAATGGCCAAGGCCGTGGCTCTGGCTGAAAAGATGGATGCCGACATTCTCTGCGAGCAGTTCATCAGCGGCGACGAAGTGACCTGCCCGGTGCTGGGCACCGGCGAGCAGGCGCGGGCGCTGCCGGTGATCCGCATCGTGGCGCCTGAAGGCAACTACGACTACCAGAACAAATACTTCACCGACACCACGCAATACCTGGTGCCCTGCGGGCTGCCCGCCGGCGAGGAAGCCGCCATCCAGCAACTGGTGCTGCAGGCTTTTCGCACGCTCAACTGCCGTGGCTGGGCACGCGCCGACGTGATGATTGACCAGGCCACGCGCAAGCCCTACCTGCTCGAAATCAATACCTCGCCCGGCATGACCGGGCATTCGCTGGTGCCGATGTCGGCACGGGCGGCCGGCATTTCCTATGAAGCGCTGTGCGTTGAAGTGCTGAAAACCGCAGTGCTCGACCACCAGCCCCGGGATGGAACACTGCCGTGA
- a CDS encoding cell division protein FtsQ/DivIB, whose protein sequence is MPLPAPLPPDVRLMNTVSVLLCLGFAAMVLSLGMAWLVHQPAFNLSAIRVGGELAHNNAVTLRANVAPKLAGNFLTVDLEATRAAFETVPWVRRAVVQREFPNRLKVLLYEHKAVAYWGPEGDARLVNNQGEVFEANPGDVETEELPMLSGPKGQAPQVLQAYQTLLPLFEEMDAVLEQLQLSELGNWRAQLDSGAVIELGHGSLAEVQARTRRFIDTATQVASRFGRDVESADLRYGSGYALKLRGVTTGEIGDKDEKKKKR, encoded by the coding sequence ATGCCACTGCCAGCCCCCCTGCCGCCAGACGTCAGGCTCATGAACACCGTGTCGGTGCTTCTGTGCCTGGGTTTTGCCGCCATGGTGCTGTCGCTGGGCATGGCCTGGCTGGTACACCAGCCGGCATTCAACCTGAGCGCCATCCGGGTCGGCGGTGAACTGGCGCACAACAACGCCGTCACTTTGCGCGCCAACGTGGCGCCCAAGCTGGCTGGCAATTTCCTCACGGTCGATCTGGAAGCCACTCGCGCAGCCTTCGAGACCGTGCCCTGGGTTCGCCGGGCCGTGGTGCAGCGCGAATTTCCAAATCGCCTGAAGGTTTTGCTGTATGAGCACAAGGCGGTTGCGTACTGGGGCCCCGAGGGCGATGCCCGGCTGGTCAATAACCAGGGCGAAGTGTTCGAGGCCAACCCGGGCGACGTCGAAACCGAGGAGTTGCCGATGCTCAGCGGACCCAAGGGCCAGGCGCCGCAGGTGTTGCAGGCTTATCAGACGCTACTCCCTCTGTTCGAAGAGATGGATGCGGTGCTGGAGCAGTTGCAGCTGAGCGAACTGGGCAACTGGCGCGCGCAACTCGACAGTGGCGCCGTGATTGAGCTGGGGCATGGCTCGCTGGCTGAAGTCCAGGCGCGTACACGGCGGTTTATTGACACGGCGACGCAGGTGGCGTCGCGGTTTGGACGCGATGTGGAGTCAGCCGACCTGCGTTATGGCAGCGGCTATGCGCTCAAGCTCCGAGGCGTCACCACCGGCGAGATCGGTGACAAAGACGAGAAAAAAAAGAAAAGGTAA
- the ftsA gene encoding cell division protein FtsA, whose amino-acid sequence MAKEYKDLVVGLDIGTSKIMVVVAEVMPGGQLKLAGLGIAASQGLKRGVVVNIDATVHSIQQALKEAELMADCKIGRVFTGITGSHIRGINSSGMVAVKDKEVTQADVTRVIETAKAINISTDQRLLLVEPQEFVIDGQDVREPIGMSGLRLEAKVHIVTGAQSAAENIIKCVRRCGLEVDQLMLNPLASSQSVLTQDEQELGVAMVDIGAGTTDVAIFTGGAIRHTAVIPIAGDLITSDIAMALRTPTKDAEDIKVENGCAKQLLADPDTQVEVPGLGDRSPRMLSKQALAGVIEPRVEEIYLLVQQVIRESGYEEVLSSGIVITGGSAMMPGMIELGEDIFLKPVRRGLPRYSGALSDMVAQTRAATVMGLLEEARLARIRGFKVSQKAGSMHSAFGRVKDWFVGNF is encoded by the coding sequence ATGGCCAAAGAATACAAAGATCTGGTGGTAGGGCTGGACATCGGGACGAGCAAGATCATGGTCGTGGTCGCCGAAGTCATGCCCGGCGGCCAGCTCAAGCTGGCCGGTCTGGGCATTGCCGCCAGCCAGGGTCTGAAACGCGGCGTGGTGGTCAACATCGACGCCACCGTGCACAGCATCCAGCAGGCGCTGAAAGAGGCCGAGTTGATGGCTGACTGCAAGATCGGCCGCGTCTTCACCGGCATCACCGGCAGCCATATCCGGGGCATCAACTCCAGCGGCATGGTGGCGGTGAAGGACAAGGAAGTCACGCAGGCCGATGTGACCCGCGTCATCGAAACCGCCAAGGCCATCAACATCTCGACCGACCAGCGCCTGCTGCTGGTCGAGCCGCAGGAATTCGTGATTGACGGCCAGGATGTGCGCGAGCCTATCGGCATGAGCGGACTGCGCCTGGAGGCCAAGGTGCATATCGTGACCGGCGCCCAAAGCGCGGCTGAAAACATCATCAAGTGCGTGCGCCGCTGCGGCCTGGAAGTGGACCAGCTGATGCTCAACCCGCTGGCGTCCAGCCAGTCGGTGCTGACGCAGGACGAGCAGGAACTGGGCGTGGCGATGGTCGATATCGGCGCCGGCACCACCGATGTGGCGATTTTTACCGGCGGCGCCATCCGGCACACCGCCGTGATCCCGATTGCCGGCGACCTGATCACCAGCGACATCGCCATGGCGCTGCGCACGCCCACCAAGGACGCCGAGGACATCAAGGTTGAAAACGGTTGCGCCAAACAGCTGCTGGCCGACCCCGACACCCAGGTCGAAGTGCCGGGCCTGGGCGACCGCAGCCCACGCATGCTGAGCAAGCAGGCGCTGGCCGGCGTGATTGAACCGCGTGTCGAGGAAATTTACCTGCTGGTGCAGCAGGTGATCCGTGAATCAGGCTATGAAGAGGTGCTGTCCTCGGGCATCGTGATCACCGGTGGCAGCGCGATGATGCCCGGCATGATCGAACTCGGCGAAGACATTTTTCTCAAGCCGGTGCGGCGCGGCCTGCCGCGCTATTCCGGCGCGCTGTCGGACATGGTGGCCCAGACCCGGGCGGCCACTGTGATGGGGTTGCTTGAAGAAGCCCGGCTGGCCCGCATTCGCGGTTTCAAGGTGTCACAAAAAGCCGGCAGCATGCACAGCGCCTTTGGCCGGGTCAAAGACTGGTTCGTGGGGAACTTCTGA
- the ftsZ gene encoding cell division protein FtsZ → MTIEMIEIQEFNQGTQIKVIGVGGGGGNAVGHMIHCGVQGVEFICANTDAQALNRGSAHKNIQLGSSGLGAGSKPEKGRDAAELAVEDIRSAISGAHMLFITAGMGGGTGTGAAPVIARVAKEMGILTVGVVTKPFDFEGGRRMTNADIGLAELEANVDSLIVVLNEKLLEVLGDDVTQDEAFAHANDVLKNAVGGIAEIINVPGHVNVDFEDVRTVMGEPGKAMMGTARASGPDRARIAAEQAVACPLLEGIDLSGAKGVLVLISAAKGSLKLNESKLAMNTVRAYASPDAHVIYGTAYDDELGEDIRVTVVATGLSRQGQEARGNVAPLQVLRGAGQNAAGVPGLKQPDYGNMARPSVWGSNRTQAAAKIDALASGGMDDFEIPAFLRRQAD, encoded by the coding sequence ATGACTATAGAAATGATTGAAATCCAGGAGTTCAACCAGGGCACGCAAATCAAGGTGATCGGGGTCGGCGGCGGCGGCGGCAACGCGGTCGGCCACATGATTCACTGCGGTGTGCAGGGCGTTGAATTCATCTGCGCCAACACCGACGCGCAGGCACTGAACCGCGGCAGCGCGCACAAGAACATCCAGCTGGGCTCCAGCGGGCTGGGCGCCGGCAGCAAGCCCGAAAAAGGGCGTGACGCGGCCGAGCTGGCCGTCGAGGACATCCGCAGCGCCATCAGCGGCGCGCACATGCTCTTCATCACCGCCGGCATGGGCGGCGGCACCGGCACCGGCGCTGCCCCGGTGATTGCGCGCGTGGCCAAGGAAATGGGCATTTTGACCGTCGGCGTGGTGACCAAGCCGTTCGACTTCGAGGGCGGCCGCCGCATGACCAATGCCGACATCGGCCTGGCCGAACTGGAAGCCAACGTCGATTCGCTGATCGTGGTGCTCAACGAAAAGCTGCTCGAAGTGCTGGGCGACGATGTGACGCAGGACGAGGCTTTCGCGCATGCCAACGACGTGCTGAAAAATGCCGTTGGCGGCATCGCCGAAATCATCAATGTGCCCGGCCATGTCAATGTTGACTTCGAAGACGTGCGCACCGTGATGGGCGAGCCCGGCAAGGCCATGATGGGAACGGCCCGGGCCAGCGGTCCTGACCGCGCCCGCATCGCCGCCGAGCAGGCCGTGGCCTGCCCCTTGCTCGAAGGCATCGACCTGTCGGGCGCCAAGGGCGTGCTGGTGCTGATCTCGGCGGCCAAGGGTTCGCTCAAGCTGAACGAATCCAAGCTCGCCATGAACACCGTTCGCGCCTACGCATCGCCCGATGCGCATGTGATTTACGGCACGGCCTACGACGACGAACTGGGCGAGGACATCCGTGTCACCGTGGTGGCGACCGGCCTGAGCCGCCAGGGCCAGGAAGCCCGCGGCAACGTCGCGCCGCTGCAGGTTCTTCGCGGCGCCGGCCAGAACGCCGCTGGCGTACCGGGCCTGAAGCAACCCGATTACGGCAACATGGCCCGGCCCAGCGTGTGGGGAAGCAACCGCACCCAGGCGGCCGCCAAGATTGATGCGCTGGCGTCAGGCGGCATGGATGACTTTGAAATTCCTGCCTTTCTGCGCCGCCAGGCTGACTGA
- the lpxC gene encoding UDP-3-O-acyl-N-acetylglucosamine deacetylase, whose product MLAQRTLKSLTKAVGVGLHSGQRVELTLRPAPPDSGIVFRRVDLPEPVDIVISPEAVTDTRLASTISSGSAKVLTVEHLMSACAGLGIDNLIIDITAEEVPILDGSASSFVFLLQSAGIELQAAPKRFVRILKPVEVREGEGANVKWARLTPYEGYKLSFEIDFDHPAVDSTGQRVEFDMGSGGYSRDIARARTFGFTKDVEMMRANGLALGGGLDNAIVMDDYKVLNSEGLRYNDEFVKHKILDAMGDLYLLGKPLLAAYSAFRSGHAMNNKLLRELQAHPEAYEIVTFDDEKSAPKGFSTLPRAW is encoded by the coding sequence ATGCTCGCTCAAAGAACTCTCAAATCCCTGACCAAGGCGGTTGGCGTCGGGCTGCACAGCGGCCAGCGGGTTGAATTGACCCTGCGGCCAGCGCCTCCCGATAGCGGCATCGTGTTCCGGCGCGTCGATTTGCCTGAGCCGGTCGATATCGTCATCTCGCCCGAAGCCGTGACCGACACCCGGCTGGCATCGACCATTTCCAGCGGCAGCGCCAAGGTGCTGACCGTCGAGCACCTGATGTCCGCCTGCGCCGGCCTGGGCATCGACAACCTGATCATCGACATCACCGCCGAAGAGGTGCCGATTCTGGATGGCTCGGCGTCTTCATTCGTGTTTTTGCTGCAGTCCGCCGGCATCGAACTGCAGGCCGCGCCCAAGCGTTTTGTGCGCATCCTCAAGCCCGTCGAGGTCCGCGAGGGCGAGGGCGCCAATGTGAAGTGGGCGCGCCTGACCCCTTACGAGGGCTACAAGCTGAGCTTTGAAATCGACTTCGACCATCCTGCGGTGGACTCCACCGGCCAGCGCGTCGAGTTCGACATGGGCTCGGGCGGCTACAGCCGGGACATTGCCCGGGCGCGCACCTTCGGCTTCACCAAGGATGTCGAAATGATGCGGGCCAACGGCCTGGCGCTGGGCGGCGGGCTCGACAACGCCATCGTCATGGACGACTACAAGGTGCTCAACAGCGAAGGCCTGCGCTACAACGACGAATTCGTCAAGCACAAGATACTCGACGCCATGGGCGACCTGTACCTGCTGGGCAAGCCGCTGCTGGCCGCCTACAGCGCGTTTCGTTCGGGCCACGCCATGAACAACAAGCTGCTGCGCGAGTTGCAGGCCCATCCCGAGGCCTATGAAATCGTCACCTTCGACGACGAAAAAAGCGCTCCCAAGGGTTTTTCAACCCTGCCGCGCGCCTGGTAA
- the ruvC gene encoding crossover junction endodeoxyribonuclease RuvC: MHILGIDPGLLITGFGVVDMDGPHLRYVASGTIKTAHLDKKDLPGRLKVLFDGVREVVQRYQPEVASVEIVFVNVNPQATLLLGQARGACITALVSSDLAVAEYTALQMKKAVAGYGKAGKAEVQQMVMRLLKLPSLPGKDAADALGLAITHAHVGTAMARLALASEAGGKMDGNYRAGRSR, from the coding sequence ATGCATATATTGGGAATCGATCCGGGCTTGCTGATCACCGGCTTTGGCGTGGTGGACATGGACGGCCCACACCTGCGCTACGTGGCCAGCGGCACCATCAAGACCGCGCACCTGGACAAAAAGGATTTACCGGGCCGCCTGAAGGTGCTGTTCGACGGCGTGCGCGAGGTCGTGCAGCGCTACCAGCCCGAGGTTGCTTCGGTCGAGATCGTGTTTGTCAACGTCAATCCGCAGGCCACACTGCTGCTCGGACAGGCGCGTGGCGCCTGCATCACGGCGCTGGTGTCCAGCGACCTGGCGGTGGCCGAATACACCGCGCTGCAAATGAAAAAAGCCGTGGCCGGCTATGGCAAGGCCGGCAAGGCCGAGGTGCAGCAAATGGTCATGCGCCTGTTGAAGCTGCCGTCGCTGCCGGGCAAGGATGCCGCCGATGCGCTGGGGCTGGCGATTACCCATGCGCATGTCGGCACGGCGATGGCGCGGCTGGCGCTGGCCAGCGAAGCCGGCGGCAAGATGGACGGCAACTACCGCGCCGGGCGCAGCCGGTGA